A genomic segment from Sphingomonas astaxanthinifaciens DSM 22298 encodes:
- a CDS encoding NADP-dependent malic enzyme, giving the protein MSESNVKFSEAEALHFHSRGRPGKIEIIASKPMATQRDLSLAYSPGVAVPVRAIAEDPATAYDYTAKGNLVAVISNGTAILGLGDLGALASKPVMEGKAVLFKRFADVDSIDLEVDTRDAEAFINAVALLEPSFGGINLEDIAAPDCFVIEQALRERMNIPVFHDDQHGTAIITAAGLINACLLTGRALKDIKVVVNGAGAAAIACTELIKAMGVRSDHVMMCDRSGVIHKGRDDLDQWKSAHAVDTDRRTLEEALDGADVFLGLSAARALKPEWVTKMAPQPIIFAMANPDPEITPPEAKAARPDAIVATGRSDYPNQVNNVLGFPFIFRGALDVRATAINDEMKIAAANALAELAREAVPEEVAAAYGGKSQRFGADYIIPAPFDPRLLEVVPAAVAEAAMRSGVAQRPIENFAAYRQTLRARLNPTVSVLSLAYEAAKANPKRVLFAEGEEHVVLRAAIAFKEGGYGTPVLVGRDDVHDRLRELGIDDPSGYEVLNSRNSPLVGRAVDHLYARLQRKGYLRREIERMVNQDRNYFAAAMLALGEADAMITGVTRPFSQSLKQIEMVIDHEDQSDPFGVNIIVGQNQTVLVADTAVTERPTAEQLATIAIRSAAFARRMGQEPRVAFVSYTTFGNPPGAYVGELREAVALLDSRTVDFEYEGEMAPDVALNHDMQRRYYPFSRLTGPANILIMPGLQSASLSAKLLRALSGENMLGPFLLGMKLPVQIAPMTAGASDLVTLAVLAAGAVDGKRRG; this is encoded by the coding sequence ATGTCCGAAAGCAATGTGAAGTTCTCCGAAGCCGAGGCGCTGCATTTCCACTCGCGCGGCCGGCCCGGAAAGATCGAAATCATCGCCTCCAAGCCGATGGCGACCCAGCGCGACCTCAGCCTCGCTTATTCGCCCGGAGTCGCGGTCCCCGTCCGCGCGATCGCCGAGGATCCGGCGACCGCCTACGACTACACGGCCAAGGGCAATCTCGTCGCGGTCATCTCCAACGGTACCGCGATCCTCGGCCTTGGCGACCTCGGCGCGCTGGCGTCGAAGCCGGTGATGGAAGGCAAGGCGGTGCTGTTCAAGCGCTTCGCCGACGTCGATTCGATCGATCTCGAGGTCGACACCCGCGATGCCGAGGCGTTCATCAACGCGGTCGCGCTGCTCGAGCCGAGCTTCGGCGGCATCAACCTCGAGGACATTGCCGCGCCCGACTGCTTCGTGATCGAGCAGGCGCTGCGCGAGCGGATGAACATCCCGGTCTTTCACGACGACCAGCACGGCACCGCGATCATCACCGCCGCCGGGCTCATCAACGCCTGCCTGCTGACCGGGCGTGCGCTCAAGGACATCAAGGTGGTGGTGAACGGCGCCGGCGCCGCGGCCATCGCCTGCACCGAGCTGATCAAGGCGATGGGCGTGCGCAGCGACCATGTGATGATGTGCGATCGCAGCGGAGTCATCCACAAGGGCCGCGACGACCTCGACCAGTGGAAGAGCGCGCATGCGGTCGACACCGACCGCCGCACGCTCGAGGAAGCGCTCGACGGAGCCGACGTCTTCCTCGGTCTCAGTGCGGCCAGGGCCTTGAAGCCCGAGTGGGTGACGAAGATGGCGCCACAGCCGATCATCTTCGCCATGGCCAATCCCGATCCCGAGATCACCCCGCCCGAGGCCAAGGCGGCACGGCCCGATGCGATCGTCGCGACCGGCCGCTCGGATTATCCCAACCAGGTCAACAACGTGCTGGGCTTCCCCTTCATCTTCCGCGGCGCGCTCGACGTGCGGGCGACCGCGATCAACGACGAGATGAAGATCGCCGCGGCCAACGCGCTGGCCGAACTCGCCCGCGAGGCGGTGCCCGAGGAAGTCGCCGCGGCCTATGGCGGCAAGAGCCAGCGCTTCGGCGCCGACTATATCATCCCCGCGCCCTTCGATCCGCGCCTGCTCGAGGTCGTCCCCGCCGCGGTCGCCGAAGCGGCGATGCGCTCGGGCGTCGCCCAGCGCCCGATCGAGAATTTCGCCGCCTACCGGCAGACGCTGCGCGCGCGGCTCAATCCCACCGTCAGCGTGCTCAGCCTCGCCTACGAGGCGGCGAAGGCCAACCCCAAGCGCGTGCTGTTCGCCGAGGGCGAGGAGCATGTCGTGCTGCGCGCCGCCATCGCCTTCAAGGAAGGCGGTTACGGGACTCCGGTGCTGGTCGGGCGCGACGACGTTCACGACCGGCTGCGCGAGCTCGGGATCGACGATCCCTCGGGCTACGAGGTGCTCAACAGCCGCAATTCGCCGCTGGTCGGGCGCGCGGTCGACCACCTCTACGCGCGGCTCCAGCGCAAGGGCTATTTGCGCCGCGAGATCGAGCGGATGGTCAACCAGGACCGCAATTATTTCGCCGCGGCCATGCTCGCCCTAGGCGAGGCCGACGCGATGATCACCGGCGTGACCCGCCCGTTCAGCCAGTCGCTGAAGCAGATCGAGATGGTCATCGACCACGAGGACCAGAGCGACCCCTTCGGCGTCAACATCATCGTCGGACAGAATCAGACGGTGCTGGTCGCCGACACCGCGGTGACCGAGCGCCCGACCGCCGAACAGCTCGCCACCATCGCCATCCGCTCGGCCGCCTTCGCGCGCCGCATGGGGCAGGAGCCGCGCGTCGCCTTCGTCAGCTACACGACCTTCGGTAACCCGCCGGGCGCCTATGTCGGCGAGCTGCGCGAGGCGGTGGCCCTGCTCGATTCGCGCACGGTCGACTTCGAATATGAAGGCGAGATGGCGCCCGATGTCGCGCTCAACCACGACATGCAGCGGCGCTATTATCCGTTCAGCCGGCTGACCGGACCCGCCAACATCCTGATCATGCCGGGGCTCCAGTCCGCCAGCCTGTCGGCCAAACTGCTGCGCGCGCTGAGCGGCGAGAACATGCTCGGGCCGTTCCTGCTGGGAATGAAGCTGCCGGTGCAGATCGCGCCGATGACCGCAGGGGCAAGCGATCTCGTGACGCTGGCGGTTCTTGCCGCCGGCGCGGTCGACGGGAAGCGGCGGGGCTAG
- the mutS gene encoding DNA mismatch repair protein MutS, whose translation MARADADTPMMQQYHRLKAEAGDALLFYRMGDFFELFFEDARIAAACLDIALTKRGDEVPMCGVPVHAAESYLARLIRAGHRVAIAEQTESPAEARRLRGSKALVERAIVRLVTPGTLTEETLLESGATNWLAAIGCAGEEWAIAACDISTGRFELIACARTEIAAELARLGPAEVIGAQPLDGITGRWGHDGFDSLHGERLLKRRFGLADLDGLGGPGRAELAAAGGLLDYLAATQREATAFLALPRRIQRSAHMAIDAATRASLEICRTQDGAVAGSLLGEVDRCVTAAGRRLLGQDLAAPLTDRAAIEQRLDLVAWFTEEPIRRERVRGTLRSLPDLGRALGRLVAGRGSPRDLAALRDGLGGAADLAASLAGQALRPALLDALLPDLGGHDALVDELGRALVASPPLDAAKGGFIAEGHDPELDRLRSASSDGRRAIAELEGRYREATGVAALKIRHNAVLGYHVEVPAKHADKLLAPDSGFTHRQTMAGAVRFNSPALHEEASRVLEAGGHALSLEQAHLARLTDAAVARAGPIATTADALARIDVAAGLAERAIEGGWVRPALDETPCLEIEGGRHPVVERALGQAGERFVANDCCLGTADRLWLITGPNMGGKSTFLRQVALIALLAQAGSFVPAARARVGLVDRLFSRVGASDNLARGRSTFMVEMVETAAILAQATPRSLVILDEIGRGTSTYDGLAIAWAVVEAMHDEAKSRTLFATHYHELTRLAGRLPCLSLHNVRAREWKGDLVLLHEVAEGAADRSYGIAVARLAGLPPTVVARAKSVLAKLEAGRDATGGIAAGLDDLPLFAAAAEAPPATDPLADALAAIDPDALTPREALDALYRLKRLSDEQAG comes from the coding sequence ATGGCCCGGGCCGACGCCGACACCCCGATGATGCAGCAATATCACCGCCTCAAGGCCGAGGCCGGTGACGCCTTGCTGTTCTACCGGATGGGCGACTTCTTCGAGCTCTTCTTCGAGGACGCGAGGATCGCCGCGGCCTGTCTCGACATCGCGCTGACCAAGCGCGGCGACGAGGTGCCGATGTGCGGCGTCCCGGTCCACGCGGCCGAATCCTATCTCGCCCGGCTGATCCGCGCCGGCCACCGGGTCGCCATCGCCGAGCAGACCGAGAGTCCAGCCGAAGCCCGCCGGCTGCGCGGCTCGAAGGCGCTGGTCGAACGGGCGATTGTCCGGCTGGTCACCCCCGGCACGCTGACCGAGGAGACCCTTCTCGAAAGCGGCGCCACCAACTGGCTCGCCGCGATCGGCTGCGCGGGCGAGGAATGGGCCATCGCCGCCTGCGACATCTCGACCGGCCGGTTCGAGCTCATCGCCTGCGCGCGGACTGAGATCGCCGCCGAGCTCGCCCGGCTGGGGCCCGCCGAGGTGATCGGCGCCCAGCCCCTCGACGGCATTACCGGGCGCTGGGGCCACGACGGGTTCGACAGCCTCCATGGCGAGCGCCTGCTCAAGCGCCGCTTCGGCCTCGCCGACCTCGACGGACTGGGCGGTCCCGGCCGGGCCGAGCTGGCGGCGGCAGGGGGTCTCCTCGATTATCTCGCCGCGACCCAGCGCGAGGCGACCGCCTTCCTCGCCTTGCCGCGCCGGATCCAGCGCTCGGCCCACATGGCGATCGACGCCGCGACCCGCGCCAGCCTCGAGATCTGCCGCACGCAGGACGGGGCGGTGGCCGGCTCGCTGCTCGGTGAAGTCGATCGCTGCGTCACCGCGGCCGGCCGGCGCCTGCTCGGCCAGGACCTCGCCGCCCCGCTGACCGACCGCGCAGCTATCGAGCAGCGGCTCGACCTCGTCGCCTGGTTCACCGAGGAGCCGATCCGCCGCGAGCGGGTCCGCGGCACCTTGCGCAGCCTGCCCGACCTCGGTCGCGCGCTCGGCCGCCTCGTCGCCGGCCGCGGCAGCCCTCGCGACCTCGCCGCCTTGCGCGACGGGCTCGGCGGCGCCGCGGATCTCGCCGCGAGCCTTGCCGGCCAGGCGCTCCGCCCGGCCCTGCTCGACGCGCTGTTGCCCGATCTTGGCGGCCATGACGCCCTGGTCGACGAGCTCGGCCGCGCGCTGGTCGCCTCGCCGCCGCTCGACGCGGCCAAGGGCGGGTTCATCGCCGAGGGCCATGACCCCGAGCTCGACCGCCTCCGCTCGGCCTCGAGCGACGGCCGCCGCGCCATCGCCGAGCTGGAGGGCCGCTACCGCGAGGCGACCGGGGTGGCGGCGCTCAAGATCCGGCACAATGCGGTGCTCGGCTATCACGTCGAGGTGCCGGCCAAGCACGCCGACAAGCTGCTCGCCCCCGACAGCGGCTTTACCCACCGCCAGACCATGGCCGGCGCGGTCCGCTTCAACAGCCCCGCGCTCCACGAGGAAGCGAGCCGCGTGCTCGAGGCCGGCGGCCACGCCCTCTCCCTCGAACAGGCGCATCTCGCCCGACTGACCGACGCGGCGGTCGCCCGGGCCGGGCCGATCGCCACCACCGCCGACGCGCTCGCCCGGATCGACGTCGCCGCGGGCCTCGCCGAGCGCGCGATCGAGGGCGGCTGGGTCCGACCCGCGCTCGACGAGACACCCTGCCTCGAGATCGAGGGTGGACGCCATCCGGTGGTCGAGCGGGCGCTGGGCCAGGCGGGCGAGCGCTTCGTCGCCAACGACTGCTGCCTCGGCACGGCCGACCGGCTGTGGCTGATCACCGGCCCCAACATGGGCGGCAAGTCGACCTTCCTGCGTCAGGTCGCGTTGATCGCATTGCTCGCCCAGGCCGGCAGCTTCGTCCCCGCCGCCCGCGCCAGGGTCGGCCTCGTCGACCGCCTGTTCAGCCGGGTCGGCGCGTCGGACAACCTCGCCCGTGGCCGCTCCACCTTCATGGTCGAGATGGTCGAGACCGCCGCCATCCTCGCCCAGGCGACGCCGCGCAGCCTCGTCATCCTCGACGAGATCGGGCGGGGCACCTCGACCTACGACGGGCTCGCCATCGCCTGGGCGGTGGTCGAGGCGATGCACGACGAAGCCAAGAGCCGCACCCTCTTCGCGACCCATTATCACGAGCTCACCCGGCTCGCGGGCCGGCTCCCCTGCCTGTCGCTCCACAACGTCCGCGCGCGCGAGTGGAAGGGCGACCTCGTCCTCCTCCACGAAGTCGCCGAGGGCGCCGCCGACCGCAGCTACGGCATCGCCGTCGCCCGCCTTGCCGGCCTTCCGCCGACGGTGGTGGCGCGCGCGAAGTCGGTGCTGGCCAAGCTCGAGGCCGGGCGCGACGCCACCGGGGGCATTGCCGCGGGGCTCGACGACCTGCCGCTCTTCGCCGCCGCTGCCGAGGCGCCGCCCGCGACCGATCCGCTGGCCGACGCGCTCGCCGCCATTGACCCCGATGCCCTCACCCCGCGCGAGGCGCTCGACGCGCTCTACCGGCTGAAGCGGCTGTCGGACGAGCAGGCCGGATGA
- a CDS encoding [protein-PII] uridylyltransferase has translation MTALAERLDQARSAIFAAMDDCPSEGRQHAAAFARAIDDLVRAAFADALAAYPNANPSAAEKVSLVALGGYGRAEMAPFSDVDLMFLVPQPRTPWCEQVIEATLYALWDARLKVGQAIRTPAELLNLSRADLTVRTAMLESRFVDGDRALYEETAERFRREIVAGTAAEFVTAKLAERDERHEKFGDSRYLVEPNVKNGKGGLRDLHTLLWVGRYVHGVRSAEELVGAGLLTQAEYARFDRAMRFFWSVRCLLHRAAGRAEERLSFTHQRELAAALRYADRPGKSAVERFMHMYFLQARTVGDLTGQFLAQLDAQLGAKGRRFALPTFLRRPRRLGGFVVDRGRLALPHDRYLRDDPKRLLALFATAAREKMEVHPSAMRAATRDARLVDQVRDDPEANALFLEVLTSRDQPELVLRWMNEANVFGRFVPDFRRVVAQMQFDMYHHYTVDEHTIRAVGLLAAIERGEYAEDHPLATALFRQIGSRRVLYVAVLLHDIAKGRKGDHSILGEEVARELCPRLGLDAGETDTVAWLVRHHLLLSRTAFKRDLADPKTIDDFTAEVQSPERLRLLLLLTVVDIRAVGPGVWTEWKRRLIQSLYDLAEERLRLGHKQRGRAEEVAARQATLRAALGWSDKAAAAHARRLPDSYWLAEPGDWILDNARQIAEAEAADGERRPSIRIEGEDSGATRVSIFAPDRPGLFYRICAGLAAAGAGIVGARIHTTRDGMALDNLLVQDGQGRPYTDRRRRARLARALTAAVGSEALAPLAAGQATNVFGLAPSVTVADGASRRFTVVEVRASDRTGLLAALAHAIHGIGQVVHSAHIATYGEKAVDVFYLTNAEGQKLDPTEVAALRAALLAAASDPDPQSAAA, from the coding sequence ATGACCGCGCTCGCCGAGCGTCTCGATCAGGCCCGCTCGGCCATCTTCGCCGCGATGGACGACTGTCCATCCGAGGGCCGCCAGCATGCCGCCGCCTTCGCCCGCGCGATCGACGACCTCGTCCGCGCCGCCTTCGCCGACGCGCTTGCCGCTTATCCCAATGCCAATCCCTCGGCCGCTGAGAAGGTCAGCCTGGTCGCGCTCGGCGGCTATGGCCGGGCCGAGATGGCGCCGTTCAGCGACGTCGACCTCATGTTCCTCGTCCCCCAGCCGCGCACGCCCTGGTGCGAGCAGGTGATCGAGGCGACGCTCTACGCTTTGTGGGACGCACGGCTGAAGGTAGGGCAGGCGATCCGCACCCCGGCCGAACTCCTCAACCTGTCGCGCGCCGACCTCACCGTCCGGACCGCCATGCTCGAAAGCCGCTTCGTCGACGGCGACCGCGCGCTGTACGAGGAAACCGCCGAGCGCTTCCGGCGGGAGATTGTCGCGGGGACCGCCGCCGAATTCGTCACCGCCAAGCTCGCCGAGCGCGACGAGCGGCACGAGAAATTCGGCGACAGCCGCTATCTCGTCGAGCCCAACGTCAAGAACGGCAAGGGGGGCCTGCGCGACCTCCACACCCTGCTGTGGGTCGGCCGCTACGTCCACGGCGTCCGCTCGGCCGAGGAGCTGGTCGGGGCCGGCCTGCTGACCCAGGCCGAATATGCCCGTTTCGACCGGGCGATGCGCTTCTTCTGGTCGGTCCGCTGCCTCCTCCACCGCGCCGCCGGCCGCGCCGAGGAACGACTGAGCTTCACCCACCAGCGCGAGCTCGCCGCCGCGCTTCGTTACGCCGACCGGCCAGGCAAGAGCGCGGTCGAACGCTTCATGCACATGTATTTCCTCCAGGCGCGCACTGTCGGCGACCTGACCGGCCAGTTCCTCGCCCAGCTCGACGCGCAACTGGGCGCCAAGGGCCGCCGCTTCGCCCTCCCGACCTTCCTCCGTCGCCCGCGCCGACTGGGCGGCTTTGTGGTCGATCGCGGCCGGCTTGCGCTGCCCCACGACCGCTATCTGCGCGACGACCCCAAGCGCCTGCTCGCCCTCTTCGCCACCGCCGCGCGCGAGAAGATGGAGGTGCATCCGAGCGCGATGCGCGCCGCGACCCGCGACGCGCGGCTGGTCGACCAGGTCCGCGACGACCCCGAGGCCAATGCCCTGTTCCTCGAGGTCCTCACCAGCCGCGACCAGCCCGAGCTCGTCCTGCGCTGGATGAACGAGGCCAATGTCTTCGGCCGCTTCGTCCCCGACTTCCGCCGCGTCGTCGCGCAGATGCAGTTCGACATGTATCATCACTATACGGTCGACGAGCACACCATCCGCGCGGTCGGGCTGCTGGCGGCGATCGAGCGCGGCGAATATGCCGAGGACCATCCGCTGGCGACGGCGCTGTTCCGGCAGATCGGGTCGCGCCGCGTCCTCTATGTCGCGGTGCTGCTCCACGACATCGCCAAGGGGCGCAAGGGCGACCACAGCATTCTCGGCGAGGAAGTCGCGCGCGAGCTCTGCCCCCGGCTCGGGCTCGACGCGGGCGAGACCGATACCGTGGCCTGGCTCGTCCGCCACCACCTGCTGCTCAGCCGGACCGCGTTCAAGCGCGACCTCGCCGACCCCAAGACGATCGACGACTTCACCGCCGAGGTGCAGAGCCCCGAGCGCCTGCGCCTGCTCCTGCTGCTCACCGTGGTCGACATTCGCGCGGTCGGGCCCGGGGTCTGGACCGAGTGGAAGCGGCGCCTGATCCAGTCGCTCTACGACCTCGCCGAGGAGCGCCTGCGGCTTGGCCACAAGCAGCGCGGCCGGGCCGAGGAAGTCGCCGCCCGGCAGGCGACGCTCCGCGCGGCGCTGGGCTGGAGCGACAAGGCCGCCGCTGCCCACGCCCGGCGCTTGCCCGACAGCTACTGGCTGGCCGAGCCTGGCGACTGGATCCTCGACAATGCCCGGCAGATCGCCGAGGCCGAAGCCGCGGACGGCGAGCGTCGGCCCTCGATCCGGATCGAGGGCGAGGATTCGGGTGCGACCCGGGTCAGCATCTTCGCGCCCGACCGTCCCGGCCTCTTCTACCGGATCTGCGCCGGGCTCGCCGCCGCCGGCGCGGGAATCGTCGGCGCGCGGATCCACACCACCCGCGACGGCATGGCGCTCGACAATCTGCTGGTGCAGGACGGCCAAGGCCGACCCTATACCGACCGGCGCCGCCGGGCCCGCCTCGCCAGGGCGCTCACCGCTGCGGTCGGCAGCGAGGCGCTCGCACCGCTCGCCGCCGGTCAGGCGACCAATGTCTTCGGGCTCGCCCCGTCGGTCACCGTCGCCGACGGCGCTTCGCGCCGCTTCACCGTGGTCGAGGTGCGCGCGTCCGACCGGACCGGCCTGCTCGCCGCGCTGGCCCATGCGATCCACGGCATCGGCCAGGTCGTCCATTCGGCGCATATCGCCACCTACGGCGAGAAGGCGGTCGACGTCTTCTACCTGACCAATGCCGAGGGGCAGAAGCTCGATCCCACCGAGGTCGCGGCGCTGCGCGCGGCGCTGCTCGCCGCGGCCTCCGATCCCGACCCGCAGTCGGCCGCCGCCTGA
- a CDS encoding TonB-dependent receptor — MRKSIWLLSAGLFAISTPAFAQSTDTDGQGAQPTEGSTAEAGAVSKTGVEAQTAEQTNTADVGDIVVTATRRNEALSDVPLAVSAITAQTLENSGVADIRQLTQVSPSLLVSSTSSEAGAGAARIRGIGTVGDNPGLESSVAVFIDGVYRSRTGVGLTELGQIDRIEVLRGPQGTLFGRNASAGLISIITAKPSFKQQVNAELTLGNYDLRRVEVGATGGLSDQFAVRADAIYMKRDGFLTDTISGRDVNNRDRYLVRLQGLYKPNDQFSFRLIGDYSKRDEECCAATFLRARNYTLSGGNVIETPSTIAGLERALGGVIHDDTFARDISITPGRSFRQDVKDYGVSGEAVYDFGGAELTSITAYRYNNYIRGQDADFNNLDIIYRGDDGSAYNKFKTFSQELRLQGTTLNDRLNWLVGGYFANEKLTVADNLSYGADYERYSNCLLFSSVLPGAVQTSSPTCVNQTIVNGAISTLSSQLGALLAIPVASRTPAQVAAITQLQTSVGTLGALNSVPGRPGFGSLAATLGLSPTTSFNGVGLRDVYDQNSRNFAVFTHNIFNITDSLKLTLGARYTRERKTLDATFTDNNLLCRALTSLNGTASPLAGLQALQQLPCVIPSVAGGSLSLQNGKKTESKLSGTVVLSWKPSSDILTYVSYSRGYKAGGYNLDRSAFSRTLVGTAPGGVTTAASLKQLEFKPEINDALELGMKYNGRGIDVNVAAFNQLFRDFQLNTFNGLNFFVENVNSCSKYIFNQDRDNNSATGTCAKDDLRAGVRSRGVEVEVFTRPITDVSINVGGTWTSTKYRQNLVGVEGRALSNALFQLAQRRLSNSAALALTGSASFTPQITDSGIRALFYVDARHSSQYNTGSDLDLEKLQPAYTVVNARVGLTGPKGIWGVELWAQNLFNEDFLQVAFDATLQGSGTYRAVRSGFTPTSSQLFGAFLGEPRTYGMTVRTRF; from the coding sequence ATGCGCAAGTCCATCTGGCTGCTTTCAGCCGGCCTGTTCGCCATCTCGACGCCGGCCTTCGCCCAGTCGACCGACACCGACGGCCAGGGCGCGCAGCCGACCGAGGGTTCGACCGCCGAGGCCGGTGCGGTCAGCAAGACCGGGGTCGAGGCGCAGACCGCCGAACAGACCAACACCGCCGACGTGGGCGACATCGTCGTCACCGCGACCCGCCGTAACGAGGCCCTGTCCGACGTGCCGCTCGCGGTCAGCGCGATCACCGCGCAGACCCTCGAGAACAGCGGCGTCGCCGACATCCGCCAGCTGACCCAGGTCAGCCCCTCGCTGCTGGTCTCCTCGACCTCGTCCGAGGCCGGCGCGGGTGCCGCCCGTATCCGCGGCATCGGCACGGTCGGCGACAACCCCGGCCTCGAAAGTTCGGTCGCGGTGTTCATCGACGGCGTCTATCGCTCGCGCACTGGCGTCGGCCTGACCGAGCTCGGCCAGATCGACCGCATCGAGGTGCTGCGCGGTCCGCAGGGCACGCTGTTCGGCCGCAACGCCTCGGCCGGCCTCATCTCGATCATCACCGCCAAGCCGAGCTTCAAGCAGCAGGTCAACGCCGAGCTGACGCTCGGCAACTACGACCTGCGCCGCGTCGAAGTGGGTGCCACCGGCGGCCTCAGCGACCAGTTCGCGGTCCGCGCCGACGCCATCTACATGAAGCGCGACGGCTTCCTGACCGACACCATCTCGGGCCGCGACGTCAACAATCGCGACCGTTACCTCGTTCGCCTGCAGGGCCTCTACAAGCCCAACGACCAGTTCAGCTTCCGCCTGATCGGCGACTATTCGAAGCGCGACGAGGAGTGCTGCGCGGCGACCTTCCTGCGCGCCCGCAACTACACGCTCTCGGGCGGCAACGTGATCGAGACACCCTCGACCATCGCCGGCCTCGAGCGGGCGCTGGGCGGCGTGATCCATGACGACACCTTTGCCCGCGACATCTCGATCACCCCGGGCCGCAGCTTCCGCCAGGACGTCAAGGATTATGGCGTGTCGGGCGAGGCCGTGTACGACTTCGGCGGTGCCGAGCTGACCAGCATCACCGCCTATCGCTACAACAACTACATCCGCGGCCAGGATGCCGACTTCAACAACCTCGACATCATCTATCGCGGTGACGACGGCAGCGCCTACAACAAGTTCAAGACCTTCAGCCAGGAGCTCCGCCTCCAGGGCACGACGCTCAACGACCGCCTGAACTGGCTGGTCGGCGGCTATTTCGCGAACGAGAAGCTGACCGTCGCCGACAACCTCAGCTACGGCGCGGACTATGAGCGCTACTCGAACTGCCTGCTCTTCTCGAGCGTGCTTCCGGGCGCGGTCCAGACCAGCTCGCCGACCTGCGTCAACCAGACGATCGTGAACGGCGCGATCTCGACGCTGAGCTCGCAGCTCGGCGCGCTGCTCGCCATTCCGGTCGCCAGCCGCACCCCGGCGCAGGTCGCCGCGATCACGCAGCTCCAGACCTCGGTGGGCACACTCGGCGCGCTCAACTCGGTCCCGGGCCGTCCGGGCTTCGGCTCGCTCGCCGCGACCCTCGGCCTGTCGCCGACGACCAGCTTCAACGGTGTCGGCCTGCGTGACGTCTACGACCAGAACAGCCGCAATTTCGCGGTCTTCACGCACAACATCTTCAACATCACCGACAGCCTGAAGCTGACGCTCGGCGCCCGCTACACCCGCGAGCGCAAGACCCTCGACGCCACCTTCACCGACAACAACCTGCTGTGCCGCGCGCTGACCTCGCTCAACGGGACCGCCAGCCCGCTGGCCGGCCTGCAGGCGCTGCAGCAGCTGCCGTGCGTTATCCCGAGCGTCGCCGGCGGCAGCCTGTCGCTCCAGAACGGCAAGAAGACCGAGTCGAAGCTGTCGGGCACCGTGGTCCTCAGCTGGAAGCCCTCGTCGGACATCCTCACCTACGTGAGCTATTCGCGCGGCTACAAGGCGGGCGGCTACAACCTCGACCGTTCGGCCTTCTCGCGCACGCTGGTCGGCACCGCCCCGGGCGGCGTCACCACCGCGGCGAGCCTCAAGCAGCTCGAGTTCAAGCCCGAGATCAACGACGCGCTCGAGCTCGGCATGAAGTACAACGGCCGCGGGATCGACGTGAACGTGGCGGCCTTCAACCAGCTGTTCCGCGATTTCCAGCTCAACACCTTCAACGGGCTGAACTTCTTCGTCGAGAACGTGAACAGCTGCAGCAAGTACATCTTCAACCAGGACCGCGACAACAATTCGGCGACCGGGACCTGCGCCAAGGATGACCTGCGGGCCGGCGTCCGCAGCCGCGGTGTCGAAGTCGAGGTGTTCACCCGCCCGATCACCGACGTCTCGATCAACGTCGGCGGCACCTGGACCTCGACCAAGTATCGCCAGAACCTGGTCGGCGTCGAAGGCCGCGCGCTCAGCAACGCCCTGTTCCAGCTGGCGCAGCGTCGCCTCTCGAACAGCGCCGCGCTGGCGCTGACCGGCTCGGCCTCGTTCACGCCGCAGATCACCGACAGCGGGATCCGCGCGCTGTTCTACGTTGATGCCCGTCACTCGAGCCAGTACAACACCGGTTCGGACCTCGACCTCGAGAAGCTGCAGCCCGCCTACACGGTGGTGAATGCCCGCGTCGGCCTGACCGGTCCGAAGGGCATCTGGGGCGTCGAGCTGTGGGCCCAGAACCTGTTCAACGAGGACTTCCTGCAGGTGGCGTTCGACGCGACGCTGCAGGGCTCGGGCACCTACCGGGCGGTTCGCAGCGGCTTCACGCCGACCTCGAGCCAGCTGTTCGGCGCCTTCCTCGGCGAGCCGCGCACCTACGGCATGACGGTCCGCACCCGCTTCTAA
- the infC gene encoding translation initiation factor IF-3 gives MRRPMAPPPMTGPRYNEFIQSQKVRVIDENGENLGVMYTREAIEQAAEVGLDLVEISPNADPPVAKFLDIGRFKYEAQKKANEQRKRQKTQEIKEIKMRPNIDDHDYETKMKKVVEFLEDGDKVKVTMRFRGREMAHGQLGMAVLQRVAEATGEIAKVEAHPRMEGRQMLMVLAPK, from the coding sequence ATGCGCCGCCCGATGGCGCCGCCGCCGATGACCGGCCCTCGCTACAATGAGTTCATCCAGAGCCAGAAGGTTCGGGTGATCGACGAAAATGGCGAGAACCTTGGCGTGATGTATACGCGTGAAGCGATCGAGCAGGCCGCCGAGGTCGGGCTCGACCTGGTCGAGATCAGCCCCAATGCCGATCCGCCCGTCGCGAAGTTCCTCGATATCGGCCGCTTCAAGTACGAGGCCCAGAAGAAGGCCAACGAGCAGCGCAAGCGCCAGAAGACGCAGGAGATCAAGGAGATCAAGATGCGTCCGAACATCGACGACCACGACTACGAGACCAAGATGAAGAAGGTGGTCGAGTTCCTCGAGGACGGCGACAAGGTGAAGGTCACCATGCGCTTCCGCGGTCGCGAGATGGCGCATGGCCAGCTCGGCATGGCGGTGCTCCAGCGCGTCGCCGAGGCGACCGGCGAAATCGCCAAGGTCGAGGCGCACCCGCGCATGGAAGGCCGTCAGATGCTGATGGTGCTGGCGCCCAAGTAA